In a genomic window of Leptospira hartskeerlii:
- the nosZ gene encoding Sec-dependent nitrous-oxide reductase, with protein sequence MILIGLGYGCKGGAATAALASDAAKRVYVAPGEKDEVYAFLSGGFSGQMSVYGIPSTRLFKIIPVFSVFPENGYGYDEETKNMLRTTHGYIPWDDSHHIEASMTDGKQDGRWLFLNANNTPRLARIDLKSFETKEIIEIPNSAGNHASPFATENTEYLMAATRFSVPIPQASVPIENFSKGDFKGTVTMVKVDPKSGRLSLELQILVPGFDYDLSHCGKGKSHDWCFFTSYNSEQAYKMIEVGASKNDKDYILAFNWVRAKQCLDQGKASNFGGEYYRNYLPENQPAISEKLSGVKMLQPKDCPGVMYYMPTPKSPHGTDVDPTGEYIVGGGKLATVIPVHSFSKLMDVKDKPEHRSGMIMDIPILKYESTLAGEVKKPCLGPLHTEFDGKGYAYTSCFVSSEVVKWELGTWEVQQHLPAYYSVGHLSIVGGSSKDPYGKYLIALNKITKDRYLPVGMELPQSAQLYDISGGKAELLSDFPTVGEPHYSQMIPAKLLMDKAAKIYPLEENKHPYAIKNEKDARVVREGNTVRVYMTQIRSHFKPDTIEVKSGDTVFFHVTNLEQDFDIPHGFAVSGAPEMPNLLIMPGQTRTFKWKAPKPGIYPFYCTDFCSALHQEMQQYIRVLP encoded by the coding sequence ATGATCCTCATCGGTCTAGGATACGGATGTAAGGGCGGGGCTGCAACTGCTGCGCTCGCTTCGGACGCGGCAAAACGTGTATATGTGGCGCCGGGAGAGAAGGATGAAGTCTATGCCTTCCTTTCCGGAGGATTTAGCGGGCAGATGTCGGTCTATGGAATTCCTTCTACCCGTTTATTCAAGATCATTCCAGTCTTCTCGGTCTTTCCAGAGAACGGTTATGGATATGATGAAGAAACTAAGAATATGCTTAGAACCACTCATGGATATATTCCTTGGGACGATAGTCACCATATAGAAGCATCCATGACGGACGGAAAGCAGGATGGTCGTTGGTTGTTCTTGAATGCAAACAACACACCTAGACTTGCTCGGATCGATTTGAAGTCTTTTGAGACTAAAGAGATCATCGAGATCCCGAACAGTGCGGGTAACCATGCTTCTCCATTCGCTACTGAAAATACCGAGTATCTGATGGCGGCGACTCGTTTCTCCGTTCCGATCCCTCAGGCAAGTGTTCCAATAGAAAATTTTTCTAAAGGAGATTTTAAAGGAACAGTCACCATGGTGAAGGTAGATCCTAAATCAGGAAGACTTTCTCTTGAACTTCAAATACTTGTACCAGGTTTCGATTACGATCTATCACATTGTGGAAAAGGAAAATCGCACGACTGGTGCTTCTTCACTTCTTATAACTCTGAACAAGCATATAAGATGATAGAGGTAGGAGCTTCCAAGAATGATAAAGATTATATCTTAGCATTCAACTGGGTTCGCGCTAAACAATGTTTGGACCAAGGAAAAGCGTCTAACTTCGGCGGAGAATATTATAGAAATTATCTACCGGAGAACCAACCAGCCATTTCCGAAAAGTTAAGTGGAGTGAAAATGCTTCAACCTAAGGACTGTCCGGGAGTTATGTATTACATGCCAACTCCTAAGAGTCCTCACGGAACAGACGTGGATCCTACGGGAGAATATATCGTAGGAGGAGGAAAACTTGCTACAGTTATTCCGGTTCACTCTTTCTCTAAACTTATGGATGTGAAGGATAAACCTGAACATAGATCAGGAATGATCATGGATATCCCGATCTTAAAATACGAGTCCACTCTTGCTGGAGAAGTAAAGAAGCCTTGTTTAGGTCCTTTACACACCGAGTTTGATGGAAAGGGATATGCTTATACTTCCTGTTTCGTAAGTTCGGAAGTTGTAAAATGGGAATTGGGAACCTGGGAAGTGCAGCAACATCTACCTGCTTACTATAGTGTTGGTCACCTTTCTATCGTAGGAGGAAGTTCCAAAGATCCATACGGAAAATATCTGATCGCATTGAATAAGATCACTAAGGATAGATATCTTCCAGTAGGTATGGAGTTACCTCAGAGTGCTCAGCTCTACGATATTTCCGGAGGTAAAGCGGAACTACTTTCCGATTTCCCTACGGTGGGAGAACCTCACTATTCTCAAATGATCCCTGCAAAACTTCTCATGGATAAGGCAGCAAAAATTTATCCGTTAGAAGAAAATAAACATCCTTATGCGATCAAGAATGAGAAGGATGCGAGAGTTGTTCGGGAAGGAAATACCGTTCGTGTATATATGACACAGATACGTTCTCACTTTAAACCGGACACAATCGAAGTAAAAAGTGGAGACACAGTATTCTTCCATGTGACTAACTTGGAACAAGACTTTGATATTCCACACGGTTTTGCAGTGAGTGGGGCGCCTGAAATGCCTAACCTTCTGATCATGCCGGGACAGACCAGGACTTTCAAATGGAAAGCACCTAAGCCTGGAATATATCCGTTCTACTGCACGGATTTCTGTTCGGCTCTACACCAAGAAATGCAGCAGTACATAAGGGTGCTTCCTTAA
- a CDS encoding nitrous oxide reductase accessory protein NosL: protein MFRNRSGFPVIILLSVSISVFCSKREPILPEFGRELCAHCSMAIVDKRFHAQLLTEKGRRYYFDSIECSHSFEKSAGNSSGTIWFADFENPDRMVPKEAAVLVRSSELRSPMGEGLAAFSSLERAKNFLNTHKGSIWSQNDEKDH, encoded by the coding sequence ATGTTTCGAAATAGATCCGGTTTCCCGGTTATCATCTTGTTGTCAGTATCAATCTCGGTTTTCTGTTCTAAAAGAGAACCGATCCTTCCTGAATTTGGAAGAGAGCTTTGTGCTCATTGTTCAATGGCAATCGTGGATAAACGTTTCCACGCTCAGTTGTTAACCGAAAAAGGGAGAAGGTACTATTTCGATTCCATAGAATGTTCTCATTCTTTCGAAAAGTCAGCAGGAAATTCTTCCGGAACTATTTGGTTTGCGGATTTTGAAAATCCGGACCGAATGGTCCCTAAAGAAGCGGCAGTATTGGTCCGTTCTTCGGAACTGCGTTCACCAATGGGAGAAGGTCTTGCGGCATTCTCCTCTTTGGAACGGGCAAAGAATTTTTTGAACACTCATAAAGGCTCTATTTGGAGTCAGAACGATGAAAAAGATCATTGA
- a CDS encoding nitrous oxide reductase family maturation protein NosD, translating to MKKIIDLNNGTFRINFGFSLFVAFFIFCLTPSEIFSREIEVCKEKCNFSSIQSAINSASPGDIIRVRKGLYQEGMISISKPLVLEGSTGVVLDGLKEKHVLDIRSNNVTIRGFSITGSGVSDTSEYAGIHAEKIKFCAIENNTFEDNAYAIYLAEVEDCVVRRNTSSGNAINEVSGGNGIHLWSSKAIRIEGNELKKHRDGIYLEFSSNLKIEENFSHDNIRYGMHFMFSSDNDFRGNRFENNSAGVAVMYSKNILIENNRFEDNWGDSSYGLLLKEISDSILTKNAFVHNTVAIFADGCNRNYFTHNDLKDNGWGVRILGNSESNQFVQNEFKENVFDISTNTKHSTNSFKENYWDSYDGYDLDLDKFGDIPHKPVHFFGYWVVVYPFLMVLYNSPVVNFLQAIEKAFPIVTPIDLEDPKPKMRGHV from the coding sequence ATGAAAAAGATCATTGATTTGAATAATGGGACTTTTCGGATCAACTTCGGATTTTCACTATTTGTTGCCTTCTTCATATTTTGTTTAACCCCATCCGAGATTTTTTCCAGAGAAATAGAAGTATGTAAAGAGAAGTGTAACTTCTCCTCTATTCAATCAGCGATTAATTCAGCAAGTCCTGGAGATATAATCCGGGTTAGAAAAGGCCTCTATCAGGAAGGTATGATATCGATCTCAAAACCTTTAGTTTTGGAAGGTTCTACCGGAGTAGTTTTGGATGGACTGAAAGAAAAACATGTACTGGATATTCGATCAAATAATGTTACAATCCGAGGTTTTAGTATCACAGGAAGTGGAGTTTCCGATACCTCCGAGTATGCGGGAATACATGCGGAAAAAATAAAGTTTTGTGCAATAGAGAATAATACTTTTGAGGACAATGCATACGCTATCTATCTGGCAGAAGTAGAGGATTGTGTTGTTCGTAGGAATACCTCTTCGGGAAATGCGATAAACGAAGTCTCCGGAGGTAATGGGATCCATCTTTGGTCTTCAAAAGCGATAAGAATAGAAGGGAACGAACTAAAAAAACATAGAGATGGGATCTATCTCGAATTTTCAAGTAATCTAAAGATAGAGGAAAATTTTTCCCACGATAATATCCGTTATGGAATGCACTTTATGTTTTCTTCGGATAATGATTTTAGGGGCAATAGGTTTGAAAACAACTCTGCTGGAGTTGCGGTGATGTATAGTAAAAATATACTCATCGAAAATAACCGCTTCGAGGATAATTGGGGAGATAGTTCTTACGGACTCTTGCTAAAAGAAATCTCGGACAGTATTCTTACAAAAAATGCATTCGTACATAATACCGTTGCAATCTTCGCAGACGGATGCAATCGAAATTATTTTACTCACAATGATCTGAAAGATAACGGATGGGGAGTGAGAATATTAGGTAATAGCGAATCTAATCAATTTGTGCAGAATGAATTCAAAGAGAATGTATTTGATATTAGCACAAATACCAAACACAGCACGAATTCGTTTAAAGAGAATTATTGGGATAGTTACGACGGTTACGATCTGGATCTGGACAAATTCGGGGATATTCCGCATAAGCCTGTCCACTTTTTTGGATATTGGGTAGTAGTTTATCCTTTTCTAATGGTTCTTTATAATTCTCCCGTAGTGAATTTTTTACAGGCGATTGAAAAAGCATTTCCAATAGTTACTCCAATAGATCTGGAAGATCCAAAACCGAAAATGAGGGGCCATGTATGA
- a CDS encoding ABC transporter ATP-binding protein — translation MMQVKDLTVQYGKSLAVKGVSFDAEEGNILSLIGPNGSGKSSVLKSIVGLVKPVQGKIEFKGKEEGNTNSKIGYMPQAPLFPKNVKVSELVDFLKRLEFSDPKEFQELFDLLGLKDYENVKFGSLSGGTKQKVNILQCFSIRKPVYIVDEPTASLDPYISNLLKEILLRKKKDGALLVFSTHILSEVEEIADRFLLMSEGSLLIDDSPENFIKNKDKGNLQNTLMEFWNKEYSERR, via the coding sequence ATGATGCAGGTAAAAGATTTAACCGTTCAGTATGGAAAATCGCTCGCAGTTAAGGGGGTTTCCTTCGATGCGGAAGAGGGAAATATTCTATCTTTGATCGGTCCCAACGGTTCCGGAAAAAGTTCCGTACTCAAAAGTATCGTAGGTTTAGTAAAACCTGTCCAAGGAAAGATAGAGTTTAAAGGAAAAGAAGAAGGTAACACGAATTCCAAGATCGGATACATGCCCCAAGCTCCTCTGTTCCCTAAGAATGTAAAGGTGTCCGAGCTAGTTGATTTCTTGAAACGTTTGGAATTTTCCGATCCGAAAGAATTCCAGGAACTGTTCGATCTACTAGGTTTAAAGGATTATGAAAACGTAAAGTTTGGATCCTTATCCGGTGGAACGAAACAAAAAGTCAATATTCTGCAATGCTTTTCAATTCGCAAGCCTGTGTATATCGTGGATGAGCCTACTGCTAGTTTGGATCCTTATATTTCGAATCTTTTAAAGGAAATATTACTCCGAAAAAAGAAAGATGGGGCATTACTTGTTTTCTCCACTCATATCTTAAGCGAAGTAGAAGAGATCGCAGATCGTTTTTTACTAATGTCGGAAGGTTCTCTGTTGATCGACGATTCTCCTGAAAATTTCATAAAGAACAAAGACAAAGGGAATCTTCAAAACACGTTAATGGAATTTTGGAATAAGGAGTATTCAGAGAGAAGATGA
- a CDS encoding ABC transporter permease — translation MNELILFELRENIRSKWMFVFAGFLAISAGALNYFGDESGGRLVVSQMNLVLFVVPLFSITFAGLTFNDSLPFAEVLLSKSLNRSQYFFGKFCGVSLSLFLSFLVGLGIPGVPLFFSEPKLAILFLELVLFGTILILVFVSLGFLLASFFKKGELIVSGALLIWLYFFLLFDSFVFMLSIYLGDYPVEIPALLVILFNPVDLVRILIILQTKASVLLGFSGAFLIRSLGTSVVVLLSILFLAFWVMMPLTISYKRFLVRNF, via the coding sequence ATGAATGAATTGATCCTATTCGAGCTAAGAGAAAATATCAGAAGCAAATGGATGTTTGTGTTTGCAGGCTTTCTTGCAATTTCCGCCGGAGCGCTCAACTATTTCGGAGATGAAAGTGGTGGAAGATTGGTTGTAAGCCAAATGAATCTGGTTTTATTCGTAGTTCCTTTGTTCTCCATCACATTTGCCGGATTGACATTTAACGATTCACTCCCTTTTGCAGAAGTGCTTCTTTCCAAATCATTAAATAGATCCCAATATTTTTTTGGAAAATTTTGCGGTGTAAGTTTATCTCTTTTTTTAAGTTTTCTGGTGGGGCTGGGAATTCCGGGAGTTCCTCTGTTTTTCAGTGAGCCCAAACTTGCGATCCTATTTCTTGAACTGGTCCTTTTCGGAACTATACTGATCTTAGTATTCGTTTCTCTGGGATTTTTATTAGCTTCTTTTTTTAAAAAAGGAGAATTAATCGTTTCCGGCGCCTTACTTATCTGGCTGTATTTCTTTTTACTTTTCGATTCATTCGTATTTATGTTGAGTATCTATTTGGGGGATTATCCCGTAGAGATCCCTGCGTTACTTGTCATTCTGTTTAATCCGGTCGATCTGGTAAGGATCTTGATCATTCTTCAGACAAAGGCTTCCGTGTTACTCGGATTTTCGGGAGCGTTCCTGATTAGAAGCCTGGGCACTTCGGTTGTAGTGTTATTATCCATTTTGTTTTTGGCTTTTTGGGTTATGATGCCTCTGACCATTTCTTACAAAAGATTTTTAGTTCGAAACTTTTAA
- a CDS encoding transporter, with the protein MKYHVSIIIILIIFSFQNIFSDEVEVPKSTEEVDPHANHRKESKDQGHQHELRADQIAPAGLMFPHVHKKGSWVLDFRYMGMQMSGLLNGSKSMGTYEALWFPQFDPSVSMPTGSLLTGGPSIPQTSVNGYRYMSVPKSMLMESYMTSAMYGISDDTMIMFMVPVVKNQMMMETSNFDSSAMKSGGVGDISFSAAHRIFKRNDHEFFLNFGLSLPTGSIDERDWMPMMGNQKVPYNMQPGTGTVNYLPGIAYSGKLDRFSWGLGGNANLRSSKNQNQYRFGNIYELSSWIAYSIFSWTSVSIRVQAVYWDNIKGQDGSLDPKMDPQNDPNRQGGNRTDALVGMNFLLGEGIRFGFEAGKPFHQHLNGPQLAMQTMFNVFVRYDLN; encoded by the coding sequence ATGAAGTATCACGTTTCTATAATAATTATTTTAATTATATTTTCTTTTCAGAATATTTTCTCGGATGAGGTAGAAGTTCCTAAGTCTACCGAAGAGGTAGATCCTCACGCAAATCACCGCAAAGAATCCAAAGACCAAGGTCATCAACATGAATTGAGAGCGGATCAGATTGCTCCTGCAGGACTAATGTTCCCTCACGTGCATAAAAAAGGCTCTTGGGTTTTAGATTTTCGTTATATGGGAATGCAGATGTCCGGTCTTCTGAATGGGAGCAAATCCATGGGAACCTACGAAGCTCTTTGGTTTCCCCAATTCGATCCGAGTGTTTCCATGCCTACAGGAAGCCTGCTGACCGGAGGGCCAAGCATTCCTCAAACTTCTGTCAATGGGTACCGTTATATGTCAGTCCCTAAGTCCATGCTGATGGAAAGTTATATGACGAGTGCAATGTATGGAATTTCGGACGACACAATGATCATGTTCATGGTTCCGGTCGTAAAAAACCAAATGATGATGGAGACTAGCAACTTCGATTCTTCTGCAATGAAATCAGGGGGAGTTGGGGATATTTCTTTTTCTGCCGCTCATCGTATCTTCAAAAGAAATGATCACGAATTCTTTTTAAACTTCGGGCTCTCTCTTCCTACAGGTTCGATTGATGAACGTGACTGGATGCCGATGATGGGAAACCAAAAAGTTCCTTATAATATGCAACCAGGAACAGGCACGGTCAATTACTTACCTGGAATAGCATATTCAGGAAAGTTAGATCGATTTTCTTGGGGATTAGGAGGAAATGCCAATCTGCGTAGTTCCAAAAATCAGAACCAATATCGTTTTGGGAATATATACGAACTAAGTTCCTGGATCGCTTACTCCATATTTTCTTGGACAAGCGTTTCGATCCGGGTGCAAGCAGTTTATTGGGACAATATCAAAGGACAAGACGGTTCATTAGATCCTAAGATGGATCCTCAAAACGATCCGAATCGACAAGGTGGAAATCGCACGGACGCGTTAGTCGGTATGAACTTCCTCTTAGGAGAAGGAATTCGATTCGGGTTCGAAGCAGGAAAACCCTTCCACCAACATCTGAACGGACCTCAGCTCGCCATGCAAACAATGTTCAATGTATTTGTTCGTTATGATCTGAATTAA
- a CDS encoding LIC_11090 family protein — protein MKTITAWFLTLIFFPRLLVPAEGSVFEKLFLGNSICHCNHNSSRETHPSKEDDFFRTKTEASKSSSSEKQDRPNCHSDPETSVHECACKKENSDRIFSQIRVFSYYVIVPSIYIVPILGSAFEMKDLSSGELSKAHNQKLKRPPKHISFA, from the coding sequence ATGAAAACGATTACGGCTTGGTTTTTAACTCTGATCTTTTTTCCGCGCTTGCTCGTTCCTGCGGAAGGAAGCGTATTCGAAAAACTATTTTTAGGAAATTCCATCTGCCATTGTAATCACAATTCGAGCCGGGAAACTCATCCAAGCAAGGAAGATGATTTTTTCAGGACTAAAACGGAGGCATCTAAGTCTTCCAGTTCCGAAAAACAGGATCGTCCAAACTGTCATTCCGATCCTGAAACATCAGTTCATGAATGTGCGTGCAAAAAAGAAAATTCAGATCGGATCTTCTCCCAAATTAGGGTTTTCTCCTATTATGTAATCGTTCCCAGCATTTATATTGTTCCAATTCTCGGATCTGCCTTCGAAATGAAGGATCTATCTTCCGGAGAATTATCCAAAGCTCATAACCAAAAACTAAAACGTCCCCCAAAACATATTTCCTTTGCCTAA
- a CDS encoding sterol desaturase family protein: MQAYFTEIFRSLLSPIRIVFLPSVKIYWFYILSSILITLLLIAWRGWKEKGFRSKDYLRENLSKKIWFHESARLDYKYYLINTFLFALFFGYFVISGASVSAFVSGYLSKIFGETNYPYSSGTFFILLYSILFWLANDFGRFFAHWLLHKTFLWEFHKLHHSAKVLNPLTVYRVHPVEAILVNSFGALCSGIVTGVAIFLFPNGINMLSFLGVNAGIFIFNLYANLRHSHIGLRFPKWLSRILLSPAQHQIHHSTNINLQNKNIGVSFAFWDILFGSLYIPEEGEAERTVFGLEEEEDSDFHNLFKIYFLPFGKILNRIILLSKHDSKP, translated from the coding sequence ATGCAGGCGTATTTCACAGAGATTTTTCGTTCTCTTCTTAGTCCGATTCGGATCGTATTTTTGCCTTCCGTAAAGATATATTGGTTCTATATTTTAAGTTCGATCCTGATCACTCTTCTATTGATCGCGTGGAGAGGTTGGAAGGAAAAAGGATTTAGATCCAAGGATTATCTGCGTGAGAATTTATCTAAAAAGATCTGGTTCCACGAATCCGCCCGATTGGATTATAAGTACTATTTAATAAATACGTTCCTATTTGCACTCTTCTTCGGTTATTTCGTTATATCAGGTGCGAGTGTATCCGCTTTTGTCAGCGGGTATTTATCTAAAATATTCGGCGAAACTAATTATCCCTACTCGTCCGGAACATTTTTCATTCTACTTTATTCCATCTTATTTTGGTTAGCAAACGACTTCGGCAGATTTTTCGCTCATTGGCTTCTTCATAAAACTTTTCTCTGGGAATTCCATAAGTTGCATCATTCTGCGAAAGTATTAAATCCTCTCACAGTGTATAGAGTACATCCAGTAGAAGCGATCTTAGTGAATTCATTTGGTGCTCTTTGTTCCGGGATAGTGACAGGCGTTGCAATTTTTCTATTTCCGAACGGGATCAACATGTTGTCTTTTTTAGGAGTGAATGCTGGAATTTTCATATTCAATCTATATGCTAATTTACGACATTCTCATATAGGTCTTCGATTTCCTAAATGGTTGAGTAGAATCCTCTTAAGCCCCGCTCAACATCAGATCCATCATAGTACAAACATCAATCTCCAGAACAAGAATATAGGTGTGTCTTTTGCTTTTTGGGATATTCTTTTCGGAAGCCTCTATATTCCGGAAGAAGGAGAAGCGGAACGTACAGTTTTCGGCTTAGAGGAAGAAGAAGATTCCGACTTTCATAATTTGTTTAAGATCTACTTTTTACCTTTCGGAAAAATACTGAATAGGATCATCCTTCTTTCCAAACACGACTCCAAACCTTGA
- a CDS encoding NnrS family protein, whose product MKSFLDFRSAIWSVAFRPFFLVSSFHAIFAVLVWILILFSIIPSPFLTGGIQIHSYEMVFGFGRGAIIGFLFTAGQNWTKKVLAKEGYLALLFGLWFLGRFGFLSNPYLSYIALTADLYCDLLVLFYLTPPLFAKGQEHNRVVVVTYFLLFLLHILTAFSFLSILPEGWSLHFIHLSLFVILQFVILIGGRIMPFFSSAAIPGSNPKRFLKLESLIRYGGFLFLAIETFAFWFPQIVPFAGLYCLAFGMLNYSRWLFWEPWKSKKVPILWILHLGYFWLCSGFLAYGLSHLGFFPTSSAFHIFTVGGIGVFVYGMITRVSLGHTGRAIRASKLIVLGYILINLAVIARVFLPLMNKYREAYLFSAIFWISAFLIFVVQYSKILISPRAFANS is encoded by the coding sequence ATGAAATCATTTCTGGATTTTCGTTCTGCAATCTGGTCAGTTGCTTTTCGCCCATTTTTTTTAGTCAGTTCATTTCATGCTATATTTGCAGTTCTTGTCTGGATCTTAATTCTATTCTCAATCATTCCTTCTCCGTTTCTAACTGGAGGAATTCAGATCCATTCCTATGAGATGGTTTTCGGTTTTGGACGAGGGGCAATTATTGGATTTCTTTTTACTGCAGGTCAGAATTGGACAAAAAAAGTTCTCGCTAAAGAAGGATATTTGGCGCTTCTATTCGGACTCTGGTTCTTAGGTAGATTCGGATTCTTATCCAATCCATATCTTTCCTATATTGCACTTACTGCAGATCTATACTGTGATCTATTAGTCCTTTTCTATCTTACACCTCCTCTATTTGCAAAAGGCCAAGAACATAATCGTGTTGTAGTAGTAACTTACTTTCTTCTTTTCTTACTTCATATACTAACTGCATTTTCATTTTTAAGTATTCTACCGGAAGGATGGAGCCTACATTTCATCCATCTTTCTCTTTTCGTAATACTTCAATTCGTGATCTTGATCGGGGGAAGGATTATGCCGTTCTTCTCGTCAGCTGCTATCCCAGGTTCGAATCCGAAAAGATTTCTGAAATTAGAAAGTTTAATAAGATATGGAGGGTTCCTTTTTTTAGCGATAGAAACTTTCGCTTTCTGGTTTCCTCAGATCGTTCCATTTGCAGGATTATATTGTCTCGCTTTCGGAATGTTAAACTATTCTCGTTGGCTCTTCTGGGAACCTTGGAAATCAAAAAAGGTGCCTATCCTTTGGATCTTACATTTAGGTTATTTTTGGTTGTGTTCCGGATTCTTAGCTTATGGACTTTCTCATCTAGGGTTTTTTCCTACTTCTTCCGCTTTCCATATCTTTACCGTGGGAGGGATAGGAGTTTTCGTATACGGTATGATTACAAGAGTCTCTCTTGGACATACAGGCAGAGCAATTAGAGCTTCGAAATTAATCGTACTAGGTTATATTTTGATCAACTTGGCGGTAATCGCCAGGGTATTTCTTCCTTTAATGAACAAATATAGAGAAGCCTATTTATTCTCCGCGATATTCTGGATAAGCGCATTTCTGATCTTCGTTGTTCAATATTCTAAGATCCTAATAAGTCCAAGAGCATTCGCCAATTCTTGA
- a CDS encoding helix-turn-helix transcriptional regulator, giving the protein MDFTSRGILYLWNGRVIFATNFMQTDFHSHYAATLAISLKDNIHIETEKGKEEYRVALVGPNTYHKTVSPGVEMVALLIDPETYEYSSISEFAKVGEVKKLDISTFLPLIERLWELYYGNLNDEEAWELHLDLLRSVYPFRKLEKIIDERIARIANTIRKEMPDSIRMKEIGKNFSVSEDRLIRLFKENLGIPMRRYLLWVRILEAAKLLKEGKSLTEAAHSAGFSDSAHFTRTFKENFGFVPSLFFGHLKSIEVRFCESGDLI; this is encoded by the coding sequence ATGGATTTTACAAGCAGAGGAATTCTCTATTTATGGAACGGTCGTGTGATATTTGCGACAAATTTCATGCAGACAGATTTCCACTCGCATTATGCCGCTACCTTAGCGATTTCCTTAAAAGATAATATCCATATCGAAACTGAAAAAGGAAAAGAAGAATATCGTGTGGCCTTGGTCGGGCCGAATACATATCATAAAACTGTTTCTCCCGGAGTGGAGATGGTTGCATTACTTATAGATCCGGAAACTTACGAATATTCTTCCATCTCTGAGTTTGCTAAGGTAGGAGAAGTGAAGAAGTTGGACATTTCTACTTTCTTACCTCTGATAGAAAGACTATGGGAATTATATTATGGAAACTTAAATGATGAGGAAGCCTGGGAATTACATTTAGATTTGCTTAGATCCGTTTATCCTTTCCGAAAATTGGAAAAGATAATTGATGAAAGAATTGCCCGGATCGCAAATACGATCCGAAAGGAAATGCCTGATAGTATTAGAATGAAAGAGATAGGTAAAAATTTTTCCGTATCAGAAGACAGGCTCATTCGCCTTTTTAAAGAAAATTTAGGGATCCCGATGCGTAGATATTTATTATGGGTTCGGATCTTAGAAGCGGCAAAACTTTTGAAAGAGGGAAAAAGTCTCACGGAAGCGGCACATTCTGCCGGTTTCTCCGACTCAGCTCATTTCACTCGAACCTTTAAGGAAAATTTTGGATTTGTTCCTTCTTTATTTTTCGGCCATCTAAAATCGATCGAAGTTCGATTTTGTGAATCAGGAGATCTGATCTAA
- a CDS encoding M24 family metallopeptidase, with amino-acid sequence MPIEKRKGFLSKLSSKISRYTSKSIHSPTQEEKEGFLKAQRLAYQCVTETEKEMQEGWTELQAVRRMEIFLKDHGVKAFLHRPFAWFGEHARFDGYKRFTQFHPSKRRLQANESFILDVSPVVDGYIGDIGYSSSLTKNPELDNGMRYLLKLRSELPKLFSSSMSSSDIWHKIDQDSKLNGFDNVHSLYPFAVLGHRVYKVHLPNISFPILPISFASWFSLQGSFEFLSHKVLPELLTPDHEGEKTGLWAIEPHLGRGKTGFKFEEILVVEKDKAYWLDDEVPHVQKYGKLLEAV; translated from the coding sequence ATGCCAATAGAAAAACGAAAAGGATTTTTATCCAAACTCTCCTCCAAAATTTCCAGATACACTTCCAAATCTATCCATTCTCCTACCCAAGAAGAGAAGGAAGGATTTTTAAAGGCACAAAGATTGGCCTACCAATGTGTTACCGAGACTGAAAAGGAAATGCAAGAAGGTTGGACCGAACTCCAAGCAGTGAGGCGAATGGAAATATTCTTAAAGGATCATGGGGTCAAAGCATTCCTACATCGTCCTTTCGCTTGGTTCGGAGAACATGCAAGATTTGACGGTTATAAAAGATTTACTCAATTTCATCCGAGCAAAAGAAGATTACAAGCAAACGAATCTTTCATCTTAGATGTGTCTCCAGTCGTGGACGGATATATCGGAGACATAGGATATTCTTCTTCCTTAACCAAAAATCCGGAGTTGGATAACGGAATGAGATATCTATTAAAGCTCAGATCGGAACTTCCTAAATTGTTTTCTTCTTCCATGAGTTCTTCAGATATCTGGCATAAAATAGACCAGGACTCTAAACTAAATGGATTTGATAACGTTCATTCTTTGTATCCATTTGCAGTTCTTGGGCATAGAGTATATAAAGTACATTTACCTAATATTTCTTTTCCTATTCTGCCGATCAGTTTTGCGAGTTGGTTCAGTCTGCAAGGATCTTTCGAGTTCTTAAGCCATAAGGTTCTTCCTGAACTCTTGACCCCCGATCATGAAGGGGAGAAGACAGGTCTCTGGGCAATCGAACCTCATTTGGGAAGAGGCAAAACAGGTTTTAAATTCGAAGAGATCCTTGTGGTAGAAAAGGATAAGGCATATTGGTTGGACGACGAGGTCCCGCATGTACAAAAATACGGAAAATTATTGGAAGCAGTATGA